A DNA window from Haladaptatus cibarius D43 contains the following coding sequences:
- a CDS encoding MFS transporter gives MVRLLPKRLHEAVERLSTRLERAVGGQYVVIGAVIVSTFFIGFGGGVIFPILPNLGAVLGISPFLVGIILSANRFSRLLANAPAGSLVDRIGTRKPFVIGMFVQGFATFGYVFAMLAPIPEAWFMAARLLWGVGSALVFATAYTIAADVSDGGSRGANMGLIRGGVLFGFPTGVVIGGVVSELSGTVVAFAVATVFAFFASIVAYVTVPETHVEGGIDKSVKPWDINTSLPALTVGLVNFAVLFVYIGALFATLVVFLDQNQLSVFGFDAQGSSGIFMGITVVAAGVSMYFGGYVSDRKQSRVPILLCFLTATSLGFVLFTFADSIPTLVVACLFVGIGQGGTSGPLMALLGDLVPDGEMGRAVGTNNVFGDIGGGFGPIVTLPLVESIGFEPIYLSCAALPLVAAIILLGGVHRETGDFLPSVES, from the coding sequence CGGCGGTCAGTACGTCGTCATCGGTGCGGTCATCGTCAGCACGTTCTTCATCGGCTTCGGCGGTGGCGTGATTTTTCCCATCTTACCGAACCTCGGTGCAGTTCTCGGTATCTCCCCGTTTCTGGTCGGGATAATTCTGAGCGCGAATCGGTTCTCGCGGCTCCTTGCAAACGCACCGGCTGGGAGTCTCGTAGACCGAATCGGAACGAGAAAGCCGTTCGTCATCGGGATGTTCGTGCAGGGATTCGCCACCTTTGGGTACGTGTTCGCCATGCTCGCTCCGATTCCGGAAGCGTGGTTCATGGCGGCTCGGCTCCTCTGGGGCGTCGGGAGCGCGCTCGTCTTTGCGACCGCGTACACGATTGCCGCCGACGTCAGCGACGGCGGCTCGCGCGGGGCGAACATGGGACTCATCAGAGGCGGCGTCCTCTTCGGATTTCCGACTGGAGTGGTGATAGGCGGCGTCGTAAGCGAACTCTCCGGAACCGTCGTCGCCTTCGCCGTCGCCACCGTCTTCGCCTTTTTCGCCAGCATCGTCGCCTACGTGACGGTTCCCGAAACGCACGTCGAGGGTGGAATAGACAAGTCGGTCAAGCCGTGGGACATCAACACGAGTCTCCCAGCGCTCACGGTCGGTTTAGTGAATTTCGCCGTCTTGTTCGTCTACATCGGTGCGCTGTTCGCCACGCTCGTCGTCTTTCTCGACCAGAATCAGCTCAGCGTCTTCGGGTTCGACGCGCAGGGGTCATCGGGCATTTTCATGGGTATCACCGTCGTCGCCGCGGGCGTCTCGATGTACTTCGGCGGCTACGTGAGCGATCGCAAGCAGTCGCGCGTCCCGATACTCCTCTGTTTTTTAACTGCCACGTCGCTCGGATTCGTTCTCTTTACCTTCGCGGATTCGATACCGACGCTGGTTGTCGCCTGTCTGTTCGTCGGTATCGGACAGGGCGGAACGAGCGGGCCGCTGATGGCGCTGTTGGGCGACCTCGTACCCGACGGTGAGATGGGGCGCGCCGTGGGAACGAACAACGTCTTCGGCGATATTGGCGGCGGATTCGGCCCAATTGTTACGCTTCCGCTGGTCGAGAGTATCGGCTTCGAGCCTATCTACCTCTCCTGTGCGGCCCTCCCACTCGTAGCGGCGATTATCCTCCTCGGCGGCGTCCACCGGGAAACTGGCGACTTTCTCCCGAGTGTCGAATCGTGA
- a CDS encoding DUF6498-containing protein: MADTRRDGSVSFGDFFPVLVANALPFAGLVLPNSGVRLHSVYLLYWFELLTLFLVYCGCALFAQQEQTVENLYDNSVFDSLPSIQLHRALPAVHLRNVGFVGRGALVMCVCLLCAGVLILSTLAPHDSILSWLSTLTNPIAFVSALGIVIAHLTYAYRNYFRPRRYRDLSPDEVLTPPFYFTGLFCVVTFAWILAFAFVGAFFLSATSRPVAEVVTGAILFGGFVLSKLWLEWVRFQAEHAVEPSGLAACLVPSSLRSMFPE; this comes from the coding sequence ATGGCAGATACCCGCAGAGACGGAAGTGTCTCTTTCGGCGACTTCTTCCCGGTTCTCGTCGCCAATGCGCTCCCGTTCGCTGGCCTCGTGCTCCCCAACAGTGGTGTTCGCCTTCATTCGGTGTACCTCCTGTACTGGTTCGAACTGTTGACGCTGTTTCTCGTCTACTGTGGCTGTGCCCTGTTCGCACAGCAAGAGCAGACCGTCGAGAACCTGTATGACAACAGTGTGTTCGATTCGCTCCCCTCGATACAACTCCATCGAGCGCTCCCCGCAGTCCATCTTCGAAACGTGGGGTTCGTCGGACGAGGAGCACTCGTCATGTGTGTTTGTCTGCTCTGTGCCGGTGTACTGATTCTCAGCACGCTTGCGCCACACGACTCGATTCTCTCGTGGCTCTCGACCCTCACGAATCCCATCGCGTTCGTATCGGCACTGGGAATCGTGATTGCACACCTCACGTATGCCTATCGGAACTACTTTCGACCACGTCGATATAGGGATTTATCGCCCGATGAGGTTCTCACGCCACCGTTTTACTTTACGGGACTGTTCTGCGTCGTTACCTTCGCGTGGATTTTGGCGTTCGCGTTCGTCGGTGCGTTCTTTCTCAGCGCAACCTCCCGACCGGTTGCCGAGGTCGTCACGGGAGCCATCCTCTTCGGCGGGTTCGTGCTCTCGAAGCTCTGGCTCGAATGGGTGCGATTTCAGGCCGAACACGCCGTAGAGCCTAGCGGCCTCGCTGCATGTTTGGTGCCTTCCTCGCTGCGGTCGATGTTCCCAGAGTAA
- a CDS encoding ABC transporter substrate-binding protein, translating to MIPNSIENASRRTFLKFAGASGLTATAGCLGFGGSGGSDTIVFGQPAAQTGQWDFLQPGVSQATDVAVEGINSADGPLDSQLEVVRRDTAVNPQEARSVVTQLLDNDDAVALLGLFSSEINPLFNFLQEQQTPIVTPWPGSNFLDTRGGDKGTSENIDDDEWLWRTVISDTVHTAGAAKRALEQDHTTIGVINGTTEGARSWADGFITSYENGGGTVANQVEVSQGESSYQSALDRLFGTEFSAFAVSIPLEDAITLLSDWADGGYGRQPILSDPLSQNELAKQVGGDLNGAWAASPGQSGPNYDTFLEAYEGAGDAELNAWTAPAWDAIQVTALAVERAGEASAEAIERNLGPVTRGDGTEVATFAEGKEALGNDEEIVYRGAATFMSFTNFGNVFGSVSINTAQDGTFAEQEVIPAEDLREFVSEDQY from the coding sequence ATGATACCAAATAGCATAGAAAATGCAAGCAGGAGAACGTTTCTCAAGTTTGCTGGCGCTAGTGGACTCACCGCCACAGCCGGCTGCCTCGGGTTCGGCGGGAGCGGTGGTTCGGATACAATCGTCTTCGGACAGCCTGCAGCGCAGACCGGCCAGTGGGATTTTCTCCAGCCTGGCGTCTCTCAGGCTACTGACGTCGCCGTCGAGGGTATCAACAGCGCTGACGGACCGTTGGATTCCCAATTAGAGGTCGTTCGACGTGACACCGCGGTCAACCCACAGGAGGCTCGGTCTGTGGTTACCCAACTGCTCGATAACGACGATGCGGTGGCTCTTCTCGGGCTGTTTTCTAGCGAAATCAACCCACTGTTCAACTTTTTGCAAGAACAACAGACACCCATCGTGACGCCATGGCCCGGTTCAAATTTCCTCGATACCCGGGGCGGTGACAAAGGCACCTCGGAAAATATCGACGACGATGAGTGGCTCTGGCGAACCGTTATTAGCGATACCGTTCACACGGCCGGTGCTGCAAAGCGTGCACTCGAACAGGATCACACCACGATTGGTGTAATAAATGGAACCACGGAAGGAGCACGAAGCTGGGCTGATGGCTTCATCACGTCATACGAGAACGGTGGCGGAACGGTCGCAAACCAAGTCGAGGTCAGCCAAGGAGAGTCGAGCTACCAGTCTGCCCTCGACCGCTTGTTTGGAACTGAGTTTAGCGCATTTGCCGTGAGCATCCCGCTGGAAGATGCAATCACGCTCCTCTCCGATTGGGCCGACGGCGGTTACGGGCGGCAACCGATTCTCTCAGACCCACTCTCGCAAAATGAACTCGCCAAACAGGTCGGTGGCGATCTGAACGGTGCATGGGCCGCTAGTCCCGGTCAGTCTGGCCCGAACTACGATACGTTTCTCGAAGCCTATGAGGGTGCAGGTGACGCCGAACTGAACGCGTGGACTGCTCCAGCGTGGGATGCGATTCAAGTTACTGCATTAGCCGTCGAGAGAGCGGGTGAAGCGAGTGCAGAAGCAATCGAACGAAATCTTGGGCCGGTTACCCGCGGTGACGGCACCGAAGTTGCCACGTTCGCCGAGGGGAAAGAAGCGTTAGGAAACGACGAAGAGATCGTTTACCGCGGTGCGGCAACATTTATGAGCTTCACCAACTTCGGTAATGTGTTTGGATCGGTGAGTATCAACACAGCACAGGATGGGACGTTCGCCGAGCAGGAGGTCATACCGGCAGAAGACCTGCGCGAGTTCGTTAGCGAAGATCAATACTAA
- a CDS encoding branched-chain amino acid ABC transporter permease: protein MGLAQNIIFGLVTGSYIAIAAIGFTLIYGIVNMINFAYGEYLTIGAFVGVVTAGMLPMPLPIAVFVAMVASGAVSLVLARLFFTPINETGPVPMLLTSIGLGLVLRNGIRLTAGRSGRYFDTEVATFRMENLPELSVGSVNLLGDLFITTQQLLVIGSAVVVFLGLHTLLTRTDVGIAMRAMGDDENLARVRGIDTQMIRDSVWVLAGVLAGLAGVLIGVQTSVSAGTGFNHILQILSAAILGGAGSPYGAIAGSYVIGLMLALSVAFLPAGMTGISSAIAFLVLVVVLLVKPSGIAGQEVREA from the coding sequence ATGGGACTTGCACAGAACATCATCTTTGGCCTCGTAACTGGTTCATACATCGCAATCGCCGCAATCGGGTTCACCCTCATATACGGGATTGTGAACATGATAAACTTCGCCTACGGCGAGTATCTCACTATCGGGGCATTCGTCGGCGTCGTCACCGCTGGTATGCTCCCGATGCCGCTCCCAATCGCGGTCTTCGTTGCAATGGTTGCGAGCGGTGCTGTGAGCCTCGTTCTCGCTCGGCTGTTTTTCACTCCGATCAACGAAACCGGGCCCGTGCCGATGCTGTTGACGTCAATCGGATTGGGACTGGTGCTACGGAACGGTATCCGCCTGACTGCCGGGCGAAGTGGCCGTTACTTTGACACCGAAGTAGCGACGTTCAGAATGGAGAACTTGCCGGAGCTTTCAGTTGGGTCGGTGAATCTACTCGGTGACCTCTTCATCACCACCCAGCAGCTTTTGGTTATCGGAAGCGCAGTCGTCGTCTTCCTCGGGTTGCACACACTGCTGACACGGACGGACGTCGGTATCGCGATGCGAGCGATGGGCGACGACGAAAATTTAGCCCGCGTCCGTGGCATCGACACGCAGATGATTCGGGATAGCGTCTGGGTGCTGGCCGGAGTACTTGCGGGTCTAGCAGGAGTCCTTATCGGTGTCCAGACAAGTGTCAGTGCCGGAACTGGCTTCAATCACATTCTACAGATACTGTCCGCTGCCATTCTTGGTGGTGCTGGGAGTCCATACGGTGCCATTGCGGGGTCGTACGTTATCGGCCTCATGCTGGCACTGTCGGTGGCGTTCCTCCCCGCGGGAATGACTGGCATTTCGTCAGCGATTGCATTCCTCGTTCTGGTGGTTGTTCTGCTAGTCAAGCCGAGTGGTATCGCGGGACAGGAGGTACGAGAAGCATGA
- a CDS encoding branched-chain amino acid ABC transporter permease yields the protein MSVADRLPKSDSERALLFGGICIVLGALLTLTPLRTTLPSGLYVFFEVGILFVIYGILVLGLNLQYGHTGLVNFGHVVFFAVGAYTVAMLSAQDTFAGIGLGFPWPLTLVVGVVAAALLGAIVGATSLRLRDDFLAIATLATAEIFHTLFINFRGIFGGNVGILGVPQPVKEFAGDADTTLLATLLLIGGFAALTFTVVTRLTDAPYGRVLRAIRADELVTRSVGKATFTYKMQSFVYGAALAGLAGGLFALYNGAVAPGYFTIQVTVTVWIGMLLGGAANNRAVLAGLAIIMGLRLLSRFALGVAPVSADAFASIRLVVVGMILIIVIRYRPAGIWGNAKELGVDS from the coding sequence ATGAGTGTTGCCGACCGTCTCCCCAAAAGCGATTCAGAAAGAGCACTCCTCTTTGGAGGTATCTGCATCGTATTGGGGGCGCTACTCACGCTCACCCCGTTACGTACGACGCTTCCGAGCGGACTCTACGTCTTTTTCGAGGTTGGAATACTGTTCGTTATCTACGGAATACTAGTGCTGGGACTCAACCTCCAGTACGGCCACACAGGACTCGTCAATTTCGGTCACGTGGTCTTTTTCGCCGTCGGCGCATATACCGTGGCGATGTTGTCGGCCCAAGATACCTTCGCCGGTATCGGATTAGGATTCCCGTGGCCGCTGACGCTAGTCGTCGGCGTCGTCGCTGCGGCACTACTCGGTGCTATCGTTGGCGCTACCTCTCTCCGTCTGCGAGACGATTTTCTCGCCATCGCAACGCTTGCGACCGCGGAAATATTTCACACGTTGTTCATCAATTTCCGCGGAATATTCGGCGGTAACGTCGGTATTCTTGGTGTGCCACAGCCAGTAAAAGAGTTTGCTGGCGATGCTGATACCACGTTGCTAGCGACACTCCTTCTCATTGGCGGTTTCGCTGCGCTCACCTTTACTGTCGTCACCCGGTTGACCGACGCACCGTATGGCCGGGTGTTACGGGCCATCCGAGCGGACGAACTGGTTACGCGGTCGGTTGGCAAGGCTACGTTCACCTACAAGATGCAATCGTTCGTCTACGGTGCCGCACTTGCGGGACTTGCTGGCGGTCTGTTCGCACTCTACAACGGTGCGGTCGCTCCGGGGTATTTCACCATTCAGGTAACGGTGACCGTCTGGATTGGAATGCTACTCGGTGGTGCCGCTAACAACCGCGCGGTGTTGGCAGGGCTTGCGATTATCATGGGGCTTCGCCTGCTATCACGGTTCGCGCTCGGCGTTGCGCCAGTGTCCGCTGACGCATTTGCGTCCATTCGACTCGTCGTCGTCGGCATGATACTGATAATCGTTATTCGCTACCGGCCAGCTGGCATTTGGGGCAACGCGAAAGAGTTGGGGGTGGATTCGTGA
- a CDS encoding ABC transporter ATP-binding protein, with protein sequence MTLLDVEGLSKEFGGLRALDELSTSIERNELVGVMGPNGAGKSTFFNCISGVVPPDDGQVTFDGEEITGDSPESLAQAGLVRTFQHTRELETMTVRDNVRLAAPGQRGERTIPALLQTGSMQEQEQRVRRRADELIDAFELDHLADEYSSNLSGGQRKLLEMARVLMLDPELLLLDEPFAGVNPTLTQEIADRIRDLNDEGMTIVIIEHELETLTELVDRLIVLEQGRLLVEGVPEEVLSDERVIEAYLGE encoded by the coding sequence GTGACGCTACTCGACGTCGAGGGTCTTAGTAAGGAGTTCGGTGGCCTTCGCGCCCTCGACGAACTGTCTACCTCCATCGAACGTAACGAGCTCGTCGGTGTGATGGGACCAAACGGTGCAGGGAAATCAACGTTCTTTAACTGCATCAGTGGCGTCGTCCCCCCCGACGATGGACAGGTCACCTTCGATGGCGAGGAGATTACTGGTGACTCGCCCGAGTCGCTCGCCCAAGCCGGACTCGTTCGAACCTTCCAGCATACGCGGGAACTAGAAACGATGACGGTTCGAGACAATGTACGGCTCGCCGCACCCGGCCAACGTGGGGAGCGTACCATTCCCGCACTGTTGCAGACTGGGTCGATGCAGGAGCAAGAACAGAGGGTTCGTCGTCGCGCAGACGAACTGATCGACGCGTTTGAACTCGACCATCTCGCTGACGAGTACAGCAGTAATCTCTCGGGTGGGCAGCGAAAGCTCCTCGAAATGGCTCGGGTGCTGATGCTCGACCCGGAACTCCTCTTACTGGATGAACCCTTTGCGGGAGTGAATCCGACGCTGACTCAAGAAATCGCCGACCGTATTCGTGACCTCAACGACGAAGGAATGACCATCGTCATCATCGAACACGAACTCGAAACGCTGACCGAACTGGTTGACCGTCTAATCGTGCTTGAACAGGGACGCCTTCTCGTGGAAGGCGTTCCCGAGGAAGTGCTGTCCGACGAGCGTGTCATCGAAGCCTACCTTGGAGAGTAA
- a CDS encoding ABC transporter ATP-binding protein translates to MTLLDVSQLDAGYGDLQILSDIDLDVEAGEYVTIVGPNGAGKSTAMKAVFGIADRLGGSITFDGTDISDLPPESVIDQGLSYVPQTANIFPSLTVTENLRLGAYILDDIPEERRQAVFDRFPILAERLDQRAGTMSGGQQQMLAMGCALMLDPDLLLLDEPSAGLAPDLVTEMFDRVDAVNEAGTAILMVEQNAKEALRRCDRGYVLAQGENRYEGSGNELLNDEEVRRQFLGG, encoded by the coding sequence ATGACGTTGCTTGACGTTTCACAACTCGACGCTGGCTACGGCGACCTGCAGATACTCTCCGACATTGACCTCGACGTCGAAGCTGGCGAATACGTTACCATCGTCGGGCCAAACGGTGCTGGAAAGTCCACGGCGATGAAAGCCGTTTTTGGCATTGCTGACCGTCTCGGCGGTAGTATAACCTTCGATGGAACGGATATTTCCGATTTGCCGCCCGAATCGGTCATTGATCAAGGGTTGAGCTATGTCCCCCAAACGGCCAACATCTTTCCCTCACTAACCGTGACGGAGAACCTCCGACTGGGGGCCTACATCCTCGACGACATTCCTGAAGAGCGCCGTCAAGCGGTCTTCGACCGTTTTCCGATTCTCGCTGAACGTCTCGACCAGCGGGCCGGAACGATGTCCGGCGGCCAACAGCAGATGCTTGCAATGGGCTGTGCACTGATGCTTGACCCAGACCTCCTCTTGCTTGACGAACCCTCGGCCGGTCTTGCACCGGATCTCGTCACGGAGATGTTCGACCGTGTGGACGCAGTCAACGAGGCTGGAACGGCCATTTTAATGGTCGAGCAGAACGCCAAGGAAGCGTTGCGTCGCTGTGACCGTGGCTACGTGCTGGCACAAGGAGAGAATCGCTACGAAGGTTCCGGGAATGAACTGCTCAACGACGAGGAGGTTCGTAGACAGTTTCTTGGTGGCTGA
- a CDS encoding NAD(P)/FAD-dependent oxidoreductase: MDVIVIGGGIVGLSSAYYLAQAGMDVTLCEKGSIGMESTARSAGGIRMQFSTDINARLSVASREVWDTFTEEFGVDIAYRKSGYLFLARTEETATQFRENVAMQNSLGIESEYLSPSAATDYCPGLRSNRFVGATYNATDGYADPNLAVQGYATKARELGVDIRTKTVVRDVLTDESGVTGVETDAGKLDADYVVNASGAWAANLASMAGVDLPIHPRRRQIAIVDPTQPIPEDHPLTIDLDTGSYFRPERDGAAIVGGHFDDEDTNVDPDAYSDSMAIEWAATAVEHAADYTAYFDGDSRIRRGWAGLYAVTPDHHPIIEETIPGFVTAAGFSGHGFQHAPATGQLVAELCVDGNASLVDIDSLSSRRFERGSEFVERNVA; the protein is encoded by the coding sequence ATGGACGTCATCGTTATCGGCGGAGGGATTGTCGGCCTATCATCCGCATATTACCTTGCACAAGCGGGTATGGACGTTACTCTTTGTGAAAAGGGTTCTATCGGCATGGAAAGCACCGCCCGCTCTGCTGGCGGTATCAGGATGCAGTTCTCGACTGACATCAATGCCCGTTTGTCAGTGGCGAGCCGAGAAGTCTGGGATACGTTCACCGAGGAGTTCGGGGTTGACATCGCATATCGGAAGTCCGGCTATCTCTTCCTTGCACGGACTGAGGAGACAGCGACGCAGTTCCGTGAAAACGTGGCAATGCAGAACTCCCTCGGTATCGAAAGCGAGTACCTCTCACCGTCGGCGGCTACCGACTACTGTCCGGGCCTTCGTTCGAATCGTTTCGTTGGCGCAACCTACAATGCGACGGACGGCTATGCGGACCCAAATCTCGCAGTGCAGGGATATGCGACGAAGGCACGTGAACTCGGCGTCGATATTCGAACGAAAACTGTCGTCCGGGATGTCCTCACCGACGAATCGGGTGTCACCGGAGTCGAGACGGACGCTGGAAAACTCGATGCGGATTACGTCGTCAACGCTTCCGGTGCATGGGCGGCGAACCTCGCTTCGATGGCGGGAGTTGACCTGCCGATTCACCCCCGGCGGCGACAGATAGCGATAGTCGACCCGACACAGCCGATTCCAGAAGATCATCCGTTGACCATCGACCTCGACACTGGGTCGTATTTCCGTCCGGAACGAGATGGAGCCGCAATCGTCGGCGGTCATTTCGATGACGAGGACACCAACGTAGACCCAGACGCCTACTCGGATTCGATGGCCATCGAGTGGGCAGCCACTGCTGTCGAACACGCGGCGGACTACACGGCGTACTTCGACGGCGATTCACGCATCCGGAGGGGATGGGCGGGATTGTACGCAGTGACGCCCGATCACCACCCTATCATCGAAGAAACCATCCCCGGATTTGTTACTGCTGCTGGGTTTTCAGGCCACGGTTTCCAGCATGCTCCGGCGACTGGGCAGTTGGTCGCCGAACTGTGCGTCGATGGCAACGCTTCGCTTGTCGATATCGACTCACTGTCGAGTCGTCGTTTCGAACGTGGGAGCGAGTTCGTCGAACGAAACGTCGCCTGA
- a CDS encoding inorganic phosphate transporter, translated as MVEILFVVGLAVAIFVGFNVGGSNTGVAFGPAVGSQTISKLGAASLMSICALVGGWTVGRNVINTMGDKIVPSRFFTLEASIAVLFFIGLALFLSNIVGVPASTSMTGVGTIAGLGLATDALNWTVMGEIISWWLVSPVIAFWVSAVIGRYWYPTLLDWFAITQTKGALIHIERSGWIVRPALGPNTTMREFVGTLLVLAVACYTAFSAGASNMANAIAPLVGSGAIEMNYGILIAGAAIAVGAFTIARRTIDTMGNELTDMPLLAALVVAVVSSTLITILSALGIPASIVIVSTMSIVGLGWGRATRVKEYTRRSTMIEEGPPGITSGALAVDTEDTPTIDEARKKETHTSSATEADSNPLPAVDALYKPWTTARVIAMQNIVPGIATVSAYLLFEFVPLFS; from the coding sequence ATGGTAGAGATACTCTTTGTCGTCGGGCTTGCTGTCGCAATTTTTGTCGGGTTTAATGTCGGCGGTTCGAACACGGGCGTTGCGTTCGGCCCAGCAGTCGGAAGTCAAACCATTTCGAAACTCGGGGCTGCATCTCTCATGAGCATCTGTGCACTTGTCGGCGGCTGGACAGTTGGGCGTAATGTTATCAACACGATGGGTGATAAAATCGTTCCAAGTCGGTTTTTCACGCTCGAAGCGAGTATCGCAGTGCTCTTTTTCATCGGACTCGCGCTCTTTCTCTCGAACATCGTCGGTGTTCCTGCCTCGACCTCGATGACTGGTGTCGGCACGATTGCTGGCCTCGGCCTCGCAACGGATGCACTGAACTGGACAGTGATGGGGGAGATTATCTCGTGGTGGCTCGTCTCGCCGGTAATTGCTTTTTGGGTGAGTGCTGTTATCGGTCGATACTGGTACCCCACTCTTCTCGACTGGTTTGCCATCACGCAGACCAAGGGTGCACTGATTCATATCGAACGCTCGGGCTGGATTGTCCGGCCAGCGCTGGGCCCGAACACGACGATGCGAGAGTTCGTCGGTACCCTGTTGGTTCTCGCCGTCGCCTGTTATACCGCATTTTCGGCCGGTGCATCGAATATGGCGAATGCAATCGCCCCACTCGTCGGCAGCGGTGCGATTGAGATGAACTATGGGATTCTGATTGCGGGGGCTGCCATCGCAGTAGGTGCGTTTACGATTGCTCGACGAACGATAGATACGATGGGGAACGAGCTTACCGATATGCCTCTGCTCGCGGCATTGGTCGTGGCAGTCGTGAGTTCCACACTCATCACCATCCTTTCAGCGCTGGGAATCCCTGCTAGTATCGTCATCGTTTCGACAATGAGTATCGTCGGGCTTGGCTGGGGTCGTGCTACGCGTGTGAAAGAGTACACTCGGCGCTCGACGATGATAGAAGAAGGACCACCGGGAATCACGAGCGGTGCACTTGCTGTAGACACTGAAGACACACCGACGATTGATGAAGCCAGAAAGAAAGAGACTCACACCTCGTCGGCTACTGAAGCGGATAGCAACCCACTCCCTGCCGTCGATGCACTGTACAAACCGTGGACGACTGCCCGCGTTATCGCCATGCAGAACATCGTTCCGGGGATTGCGACAGTCTCTGCGTATCTGTTGTTCGAGTTCGTTCCGCTCTTCAGTTAG
- a CDS encoding asparaginase: MAQTITILGTGGTIASTDETGGAKPSKNSEALVEAVPQLADYADLDVREVAQRPSFDMDIPTLEELRQAIEGAVEDDADGILVTHGTDTMEESAYYLDLTLDVGVPVVFSGAQRRPDEVSPDGPANLFTAVRVLTDDRIRNSGGVYIAFDEELHAARDVTKRHTRKLDAFESPEKGPVAVTTRGAVRWYREPGSYSVTLDGTGEPSDIDVRMVTSGVGVGGDQIEDALDAGVDGLVVEGTGLGNTTAAVGNAIEQAVSAGVPVVVTSRCYAGSTAAVYGTDGGGQTLADYGAIHGDDLPAHKARLKLRVVLQHVDEASQVRRYFSGYEIQ, translated from the coding sequence ATGGCCCAGACGATTACGATACTCGGAACCGGCGGCACCATCGCCAGCACCGACGAGACGGGCGGAGCGAAACCGAGCAAAAATAGCGAAGCGCTCGTCGAAGCTGTCCCACAGCTCGCAGACTACGCAGACCTCGACGTGCGCGAAGTCGCCCAACGACCGAGTTTCGACATGGATATTCCGACGCTGGAGGAACTTCGACAGGCGATAGAAGGGGCCGTCGAGGACGATGCCGACGGCATCCTCGTCACCCACGGTACCGACACGATGGAAGAGTCGGCATACTACCTCGATTTAACTCTCGATGTCGGTGTTCCGGTCGTCTTTTCCGGCGCACAACGACGCCCGGACGAAGTCAGTCCAGATGGCCCGGCAAACCTCTTCACGGCGGTTCGAGTGCTTACCGACGACCGAATCCGAAATTCGGGCGGCGTCTACATCGCGTTCGACGAAGAACTGCACGCGGCCCGTGACGTGACGAAGCGACACACGCGAAAGCTCGACGCTTTTGAATCACCCGAGAAAGGGCCGGTTGCGGTAACCACCCGAGGTGCGGTTCGGTGGTACCGAGAACCCGGAAGCTACTCGGTCACTCTCGATGGAACTGGCGAACCATCGGACATCGACGTTCGAATGGTTACATCCGGTGTGGGGGTCGGCGGTGACCAAATCGAAGACGCACTCGACGCCGGAGTCGATGGACTGGTGGTCGAGGGAACCGGCTTAGGGAACACGACCGCAGCAGTAGGCAATGCCATCGAACAGGCGGTTTCGGCTGGCGTTCCCGTCGTCGTCACGTCACGGTGTTACGCCGGTTCGACGGCAGCGGTGTACGGAACCGACGGCGGTGGCCAAACCCTCGCGGACTACGGAGCGATACACGGTGATGACCTTCCAGCGCACAAGGCACGACTCAAACTGCGCGTGGTTCTACAGCACGTCGATGAGGCGTCTCAAGTACGGCGGTACTTCTCCGGTTACGAAATCCAGTAG